One window from the genome of Enterococcus haemoperoxidus ATCC BAA-382 encodes:
- a CDS encoding sugar-binding transcriptional regulator, producing the protein MDKQKQQLSIEAARLYYQSGLGQQEIAKKLDVSRPTISRLLNYAKEKGYVQITISDPFSDLFELEKRLKEKYDLLEVHVVFSPETNYQVITEYLTSYAAEYLEETIKNGDILGVSWGTTMYEVARKLNTQERVGVEIVQLKGGISHSNVNTYANETLTLFEKAFQTVAMQLPLPVIFDNAEVKKMVEQDRHIQKIITKGKQANIALFTVGTVRDEALLFRLGYFSDEEEQLLKEQAVGDICSRFFDSSGEICSQKINERTIGIELSDLREKEKAILVAGGSRKIEAIDGALAGKYANVLIIDQSAAEGLLKL; encoded by the coding sequence ATGGATAAACAAAAACAACAGCTTAGTATTGAAGCAGCCAGATTGTATTATCAATCTGGTCTTGGTCAGCAGGAAATTGCAAAAAAATTAGATGTTTCCCGTCCGACGATTTCTAGATTACTGAATTATGCTAAAGAAAAAGGATATGTACAAATTACGATCTCAGACCCTTTTTCCGATTTGTTTGAGCTCGAAAAACGACTTAAAGAAAAATATGACTTGTTAGAAGTACATGTTGTATTTTCACCTGAAACAAATTATCAAGTTATTACAGAGTACCTTACGTCTTATGCAGCAGAGTATTTAGAAGAAACAATCAAAAATGGTGATATTCTGGGGGTTAGTTGGGGAACAACGATGTATGAAGTGGCAAGAAAACTGAATACCCAAGAGAGAGTTGGTGTAGAAATTGTTCAATTGAAGGGCGGAATCAGTCATTCTAATGTGAATACATACGCCAATGAAACGCTGACGTTATTTGAAAAAGCTTTTCAAACAGTTGCGATGCAACTTCCGTTACCAGTTATTTTTGACAATGCAGAAGTAAAAAAAATGGTAGAGCAAGATCGTCATATCCAAAAAATCATCACAAAAGGGAAACAAGCGAATATTGCGCTATTTACAGTAGGAACAGTTAGAGACGAAGCGCTGTTATTTCGTTTAGGCTATTTTAGTGATGAAGAAGAACAACTTCTTAAAGAACAAGCGGTTGGCGATATTTGTTCTCGCTTCTTTGATAGCAGTGGTGAAATATGCAGTCAGAAAATCAATGAACGGACGATCGGTATTGAATTATCTGATCTAAGAGAAAAAGAAAAAGCGATTTTAGTCGCTGGCGGTTCACGAAAAATTGAAGCGATTGATGGCGCATTAGCAGGTAAGTACGCTAATGTATTGATCATCGATCAAAGCGCTGCGGAAGGTTTACTGAAGCTATAA
- a CDS encoding tyrosine-protein phosphatase gives MNVKITNFRDLGGIKNKEGKMIKPKKLLRSGHLVNLDKKTQTTLIESFNLTRIIDFRREFEISESPDTPIEDVEYVNLDLLGKMNAKNSSLADFAKLKSIEAVDKHMLGVYEDLILNPGAQEGFTEFMAYILANKNGSTIFHCFAGKDRTGYASALLLLLLNVEKEEIYKDFLVTNEERKQANDELVQQFREQGFSEEQLESLATALYVKEDYLDHAFHLIEKHFGTAENYAAECLDFDKEKLEEFRHIYLID, from the coding sequence ATGAATGTAAAAATTACGAATTTTAGAGACTTAGGTGGTATTAAAAATAAAGAGGGAAAAATGATTAAACCAAAAAAATTATTACGATCAGGTCATCTAGTCAATTTAGATAAAAAAACACAAACAACATTGATTGAGTCATTCAATTTAACCAGAATCATCGATTTTAGACGTGAGTTTGAAATCAGTGAGTCACCAGATACACCGATTGAAGATGTGGAATATGTCAATTTAGATTTGCTTGGGAAAATGAATGCTAAAAATTCGAGTTTAGCTGATTTTGCTAAACTAAAATCGATTGAAGCTGTTGATAAACATATGCTAGGTGTTTATGAAGATTTGATCTTAAATCCAGGAGCGCAAGAAGGTTTCACAGAATTTATGGCGTATATCTTAGCAAATAAAAACGGGTCAACCATTTTTCATTGTTTTGCTGGAAAAGACCGTACAGGTTATGCTTCAGCTTTATTACTATTACTCCTAAATGTCGAAAAAGAAGAGATTTATAAAGATTTCTTAGTAACGAATGAAGAAAGAAAACAAGCTAATGACGAACTGGTACAGCAGTTTAGAGAACAAGGGTTTAGTGAAGAACAATTGGAATCTTTAGCAACTGCACTTTATGTAAAAGAAGATTATTTAGATCATGCCTTCCATTTGATTGAGAAACATTTTGGCACCGCAGAAAATTACGCAGCAGAATGTTTAGATTTTGACAAAGAAAAACTCGAAGAATTTAGACATATTTATTTAATTGACTAA
- the uhpT gene encoding hexose-6-phosphate:phosphate antiporter → MNSEVGKTNQLTIAEQRKRWFKEFMKPFLVVVVIYITMYMIRNNFKAAQPLLKSQLGLTTTDLGYIGFVFSIVYGFGKFIVGYIVDGKNTKKILSILLLLSSITVLCLGLLFTMNNVPMGWIVVLWSLNGLFQCVGGPSSASVITQWTTRSNRGRYIGLWNASHNIGGGFAGIFAVWCATTFFKGQVAGMFIIPAIVAAVVAVVTFFIGKNRPEDLGWNSSEEIFGEPIEEANVDAENLTKWEIFKKYLLTNPYIWILCVANVFVYIVRIGIDNWAPLYVTEHLNFSQEAAAQTIFYFEMGALVGCLAWGYISDLLKGRPALVATISSILLPIGIIGYQLGTTELVINVSLFMLGMMVFGPQLLINLSMLGFVPKKATVVSGGLLGAFAYLFGDSMAKILLAKISDPSKNGVNFFGHVLHGWNDTFIIFYISIVIIVVLLGSVAFAEEKRRKKVNA, encoded by the coding sequence ATGAATAGTGAAGTTGGAAAAACGAATCAGCTAACGATTGCTGAACAAAGAAAAAGATGGTTTAAAGAATTTATGAAACCGTTTTTAGTTGTCGTGGTTATTTACATCACGATGTATATGATACGGAATAACTTTAAAGCAGCTCAGCCATTATTAAAAAGTCAATTGGGACTTACAACAACAGACCTTGGCTATATCGGTTTTGTTTTTTCGATTGTTTATGGATTTGGTAAATTTATTGTTGGTTATATTGTGGATGGTAAAAATACCAAGAAAATTTTGTCTATCTTATTGTTGTTATCATCAATTACCGTTTTATGTTTAGGGCTATTATTTACGATGAATAATGTTCCAATGGGATGGATCGTTGTTTTATGGTCTTTAAATGGATTATTCCAATGTGTGGGCGGGCCAAGTAGTGCTTCTGTTATTACACAATGGACAACAAGAAGCAATCGTGGGAGATATATCGGTTTATGGAATGCTTCTCACAATATCGGTGGTGGTTTTGCTGGGATTTTTGCAGTGTGGTGTGCAACGACTTTCTTTAAAGGACAAGTAGCAGGAATGTTTATTATTCCAGCAATCGTTGCGGCAGTAGTTGCTGTAGTTACATTTTTTATTGGTAAAAATAGACCAGAAGATTTAGGCTGGAATTCAAGTGAAGAGATTTTTGGCGAACCGATTGAAGAAGCAAACGTAGATGCAGAGAATTTAACGAAATGGGAAATTTTTAAAAAGTATTTATTAACAAATCCATACATTTGGATTTTATGCGTAGCGAATGTTTTTGTCTATATTGTCCGTATTGGGATTGATAATTGGGCGCCTTTATACGTGACAGAACATCTCAATTTTTCACAAGAAGCAGCAGCTCAAACGATTTTCTATTTTGAAATGGGCGCTTTAGTCGGTTGCTTAGCTTGGGGTTATATCTCAGATTTACTTAAAGGACGTCCTGCTTTAGTTGCCACAATCAGCAGTATTCTATTACCGATTGGCATTATCGGCTATCAACTGGGTACGACAGAACTTGTAATCAACGTATCATTATTTATGTTAGGTATGATGGTTTTTGGTCCACAATTATTGATCAACTTATCTATGTTAGGATTCGTGCCCAAAAAAGCAACAGTCGTTTCAGGAGGTTTATTAGGAGCGTTTGCCTATTTGTTTGGGGACTCAATGGCGAAAATCTTATTAGCTAAAATTTCAGATCCCTCTAAAAATGGTGTGAATTTCTTTGGACATGTACTTCATGGTTGGAATGATACATTTATTATCTTCTATATTTCCATTGTAATTATTGTGGTTCTTTTAGGAAGTGTAGCATTTGCAGAAGAAAAAAGAAGAAAAAAAGTAAACGCGTAA
- the phoU gene encoding phosphate signaling complex protein PhoU has translation MLRSQFEEELLNLHNQFYEMGMMVSNVVHKSVRAYINHDKKIANEVIDYDVEINDMEVKLEKKSFEMIALQQPVTTDLRMIITVMKASSDLERMADHAVSIAKSTIRLKGETRIPEIEKEISDMSDYVKKMVDNVLIAYVKTDQKDARMIAKMDTRVNEYFDSIYSHSIKAMQSNPETVISGTDYLHVATYLERIGDYVTNICEWIVYLATGKITELNSNHDE, from the coding sequence ATGTTGCGCAGCCAATTTGAAGAAGAACTATTAAATCTGCATAATCAATTTTATGAAATGGGCATGATGGTAAGTAATGTCGTACATAAATCTGTACGTGCTTATATCAATCATGATAAAAAGATTGCCAACGAAGTAATCGATTATGATGTAGAAATCAATGATATGGAAGTTAAGCTAGAAAAGAAAAGCTTTGAAATGATTGCCTTACAGCAACCAGTAACAACTGATTTAAGAATGATCATCACAGTCATGAAAGCCAGCTCTGATTTGGAAAGAATGGCAGATCATGCTGTATCAATTGCAAAATCAACTATACGCTTAAAAGGTGAGACAAGAATTCCTGAAATTGAAAAAGAAATTTCTGATATGTCTGACTACGTGAAGAAAATGGTTGATAATGTATTGATTGCTTATGTCAAAACCGATCAAAAAGACGCAAGAATGATTGCTAAAATGGATACTAGAGTAAATGAGTATTTTGATAGCATTTATAGCCACTCAATCAAGGCGATGCAGTCAAATCCAGAAACTGTAATCAGTGGGACAGATTATCTTCATGTCGCAACGTATCTAGAACGTATCGGGGATTATGTGACAAATATTTGTGAGTGGATCGTCTATCTTGCGACAGGAAAAATCACAGAGTTAAACAGTAATCATGATGAATAA
- the pstB gene encoding phosphate ABC transporter ATP-binding protein PstB → MTKEIISSKDLHLYYGKKEALKGIDLSINQGEITAMIGPSGCGKSTYLRSLNRMNDLIPGVTITGSVVYKGKDIYGPKTDIVDLRKEIGMVFQQPNPFPFSIYENVIYGLRLKGEKDKQVLDEAVENSLKAASVWEDVKDKLHKSALSLSGGQQQRVCIARVLAVDPEIILLDEPTSALDPVSSGKIENMLLTLKEKYTMIMVTHNMSQASRISDKTAFFLQGELIEFNDTKKIFLNPKEKQTEDYISGKFG, encoded by the coding sequence ATGACAAAAGAAATTATTTCATCAAAAGATTTGCATTTATATTACGGTAAAAAAGAAGCTTTAAAGGGGATTGACTTGAGCATCAATCAAGGGGAGATCACTGCTATGATCGGACCATCTGGTTGTGGTAAATCGACGTATCTACGTTCATTGAACCGAATGAATGATTTGATTCCAGGTGTTACGATCACTGGAAGCGTGGTTTACAAAGGCAAAGACATTTATGGTCCGAAAACGGACATCGTAGATTTACGTAAAGAAATCGGTATGGTATTTCAACAACCCAATCCGTTTCCCTTTTCGATTTATGAAAATGTGATTTATGGTTTACGTTTAAAAGGTGAGAAGGATAAACAAGTACTAGATGAAGCAGTGGAAAATAGCTTAAAAGCAGCTTCTGTGTGGGAAGATGTGAAAGACAAACTGCATAAAAGTGCCTTGTCTTTATCTGGCGGACAACAACAGCGTGTCTGCATCGCTCGTGTTTTAGCTGTTGATCCTGAGATTATTTTATTGGATGAACCAACAAGTGCGCTTGATCCTGTTTCAAGTGGTAAAATTGAAAATATGCTTTTAACATTAAAAGAAAAATACACTATGATCATGGTGACCCACAATATGTCTCAAGCTTCACGAATTTCTGATAAAACAGCTTTCTTTTTACAAGGCGAATTGATAGAATTTAATGATACGAAGAAAATATTCTTAAATCCTAAAGAAAAACAAACAGAAGATTACATTTCTGGGAAATTTGGTTAA
- the pstB gene encoding phosphate ABC transporter ATP-binding protein PstB encodes MKEYNLNDTNIIKLPEPIALHTDDLHVWYGDNEAIKGVDLEFEKNKITALIGPSGCGKSTYLRSLNRMNDGIANTKVTGNIMYKGVNVNTKEVDVYEMRKRIGMVFQRPNPFSKSIYENITFALKQHGEKDKKKLDEIVETSLKQAALWEQVKDNLDKSALALSGGQQQRLCIARAIAMKPDILLLDEPASALDPISTGKVEETLVNLKDDYTIIIVTHNMQQAARISDYTAFFYLGKVIEYDETRKIFTRPKIQATEDYVSGHFG; translated from the coding sequence ATGAAAGAATATAATTTAAATGACACAAATATCATTAAACTGCCTGAACCGATTGCGTTGCATACAGATGATCTTCATGTTTGGTATGGAGACAATGAAGCAATCAAGGGCGTGGATTTGGAATTTGAAAAAAATAAAATCACTGCTTTGATTGGTCCATCAGGATGTGGAAAATCGACGTATTTACGTTCATTGAATCGGATGAATGATGGGATCGCTAATACCAAAGTAACGGGTAACATCATGTACAAAGGGGTAAATGTCAATACAAAAGAAGTCGATGTTTATGAAATGCGCAAACGAATCGGCATGGTTTTTCAACGTCCTAACCCATTTAGCAAATCAATCTATGAGAATATCACATTTGCTCTAAAGCAACATGGTGAAAAAGACAAGAAAAAACTAGATGAAATTGTTGAAACAAGTTTAAAACAAGCAGCACTTTGGGAGCAAGTCAAAGATAATTTAGACAAAAGTGCCTTAGCCTTATCAGGTGGTCAACAACAGCGTTTATGTATTGCTAGAGCCATTGCGATGAAGCCAGATATTTTACTTTTAGACGAACCTGCTAGTGCACTAGATCCAATTTCAACTGGTAAAGTAGAAGAAACATTGGTGAATTTAAAAGATGATTATACGATCATTATCGTAACCCATAATATGCAGCAAGCTGCCCGTATCAGTGATTACACTGCCTTTTTCTACCTAGGCAAAGTGATTGAATACGATGAAACAAGAAAAATCTTTACACGACCAAAAATTCAAGCTACAGAAGATTACGTTTCTGGACATTTTGGTTAG
- the pstA gene encoding phosphate ABC transporter permease PstA codes for MNAKKADKFATGVLYAISGVIVLILAALLLYILIRGIPHISWDFLTKPSKAYQAGGGIGIQLFNSLYLLLITMLISFPISLGAGIYLSEYAKKNWVTDVIRTSIEILSSLPSVVVGLFGFLIFVVQMGYGFSIISGALALTFFNLPLLTRNVEESLKAVHYTQREAGLSLGLSRWETVMKVVVPEALPGILTGVILSSGRIFGEAAALIYTAGQSAPALDFSNWNPLSVSSPISIFRQAETLAVHIWKINTEGTMPDGAAVSAGASAVLILVVLLFNFGARFIGNRLYKRMTSA; via the coding sequence ATGAATGCAAAAAAAGCAGATAAATTTGCAACAGGCGTTCTATACGCTATTTCAGGCGTGATCGTTTTGATTTTGGCAGCTTTGCTGCTTTATATTTTAATTCGCGGTATCCCGCATATATCTTGGGACTTTTTAACGAAACCTTCCAAAGCATATCAAGCAGGCGGGGGTATTGGTATTCAGTTATTTAACTCATTATACTTATTGTTGATCACGATGCTGATCAGTTTTCCTATTTCGTTAGGTGCGGGCATTTATTTATCTGAGTATGCGAAGAAAAACTGGGTAACAGATGTGATTCGCACGTCGATTGAAATTTTAAGTTCACTGCCTTCAGTCGTTGTTGGTTTGTTTGGTTTCTTAATATTTGTTGTACAAATGGGCTATGGTTTTTCGATCATTTCTGGTGCTTTGGCATTAACATTCTTCAACTTGCCTTTATTAACAAGAAATGTTGAAGAGTCATTAAAAGCAGTTCACTATACACAACGAGAAGCTGGACTTTCATTAGGATTGTCTCGCTGGGAAACAGTGATGAAAGTAGTTGTTCCAGAAGCATTACCTGGTATTTTAACAGGAGTGATTTTGAGTTCAGGAAGAATTTTTGGTGAAGCAGCTGCTTTGATTTATACGGCAGGTCAAAGTGCACCAGCATTAGATTTCAGTAATTGGAATCCATTAAGTGTTTCAAGTCCGATCAGTATTTTCCGTCAAGCTGAAACTTTAGCTGTTCATATTTGGAAAATCAATACAGAAGGTACAATGCCGGATGGTGCAGCTGTTTCTGCGGGTGCTTCTGCAGTTCTGATTTTAGTCGTTTTACTCTTCAATTTCGGCGCACGCTTTATCGGAAACAGATTATATAAAAGAATGACATCAGCCTAA
- the pstC gene encoding phosphate ABC transporter permease subunit PstC: MEDVQKKLLTKSKRARMEQRGKFISFLCIALIVLVVLSIFYFVASKGLATFFTNKIKVSDFLFGTNWNPSETGTDGKPMVGALPMIAGSFIVTFLSAIIATPFAIGAAVFMTEISPKKGSKILQPVIELLVGIPSVVYGFIGLSVIVPFIRSIFGGTGFGILAGTFVLFVMILPTVTTMTVDALKSVPRHYREASLALGATRWQTIYKVVLRAAVPGILTAVVFGMARAFGEALAIQMVIGNAAIMPSSLTTPASTLTSILTMGIGNTIMGTVENNVLWSLALILLLMSLLFNIIIRIIGRKGALK; this comes from the coding sequence TTGGAAGATGTGCAGAAGAAATTGTTAACAAAATCAAAGCGCGCCAGAATGGAACAACGAGGAAAATTTATTAGTTTTCTTTGTATCGCTTTGATTGTTTTGGTTGTTTTATCCATCTTTTATTTTGTGGCAAGTAAAGGTTTAGCGACTTTTTTTACGAATAAAATCAAAGTATCCGACTTTTTATTCGGTACAAACTGGAATCCAAGTGAAACAGGAACAGATGGTAAGCCAATGGTAGGAGCTTTACCGATGATTGCGGGTTCTTTTATCGTAACGTTTTTGTCTGCGATCATTGCAACGCCATTTGCGATTGGTGCAGCTGTGTTTATGACAGAAATTTCACCTAAAAAAGGATCAAAGATTTTACAGCCAGTTATTGAATTATTGGTTGGGATTCCTTCTGTTGTTTATGGATTTATTGGTTTATCTGTGATCGTACCTTTTATTCGTTCGATCTTTGGTGGTACAGGTTTTGGGATTTTAGCGGGGACATTTGTACTATTTGTTATGATTTTACCAACAGTTACAACAATGACAGTTGACGCGCTAAAGTCAGTCCCTCGTCATTATCGGGAAGCATCGTTAGCCTTAGGAGCGACTCGTTGGCAAACAATTTACAAAGTTGTTTTACGCGCTGCAGTCCCTGGTATTTTAACAGCCGTCGTTTTTGGAATGGCACGTGCTTTCGGTGAAGCTTTAGCGATTCAAATGGTTATCGGAAATGCAGCAATCATGCCGTCAAGTTTGACGACACCAGCATCAACGTTAACAAGTATTTTGACGATGGGCATCGGAAATACAATTATGGGAACAGTAGAAAACAACGTGCTTTGGTCACTTGCGTTGATCCTGTTGTTAATGTCATTGCTATTTAATATTATTATTCGGATCATCGGTAGGAAAGGGGCCTTGAAATAA